In the genome of Nitrospira japonica, one region contains:
- the dapF gene encoding diaminopimelate epimerase, with translation MKNGFFRGHGLGNDYLVMDPKELTFSLTPASIKRICDRNWGLGSDGILAIVPTKRADFGLRIFNPDGSEAEKSGNGLRIFSRYLHATGRTKKTRFTVDTKGGLVSIALHLDRHGDAASATVEMGRATFDPAALPCTLRVDELLREPIDAAGRSLRFTGVSVGNPHCVVLKPSGESWSREDLLALGPALENHAIFPKRTNVQLAVPTGPAELFILIWERGAGETQASGSSSCAAASAAVRLGLVRSPVTVKMPGGALTIEVAQDFSLTMKGPVAEVARGTLSASFLRELRAKRGK, from the coding sequence ATGAAGAACGGATTTTTTCGGGGGCACGGGCTGGGGAACGATTACCTCGTCATGGACCCCAAGGAGTTGACCTTCTCCCTGACGCCTGCTTCGATCAAACGGATATGCGACCGTAACTGGGGACTCGGCAGCGACGGAATTTTGGCCATCGTTCCGACGAAGCGGGCCGATTTCGGTCTTCGCATTTTCAATCCCGACGGCAGCGAAGCGGAAAAATCGGGCAACGGCCTCCGCATTTTCTCCCGCTACCTCCACGCGACCGGGCGGACGAAAAAAACCCGGTTCACGGTGGACACGAAGGGTGGGCTCGTGAGCATCGCCTTGCATCTCGACCGCCACGGGGACGCCGCGTCCGCCACCGTCGAGATGGGGCGGGCCACGTTCGATCCCGCTGCGCTTCCCTGTACGCTGCGCGTCGACGAATTACTCCGGGAACCGATCGATGCGGCCGGGCGTTCGCTTCGATTCACGGGAGTCAGCGTCGGCAATCCCCATTGCGTCGTCCTCAAACCCTCAGGCGAATCCTGGTCACGCGAAGACCTCCTTGCGCTGGGGCCGGCGCTGGAGAATCATGCGATCTTTCCCAAGCGGACCAACGTGCAACTGGCCGTTCCCACCGGCCCCGCCGAACTCTTCATCCTGATTTGGGAGCGGGGCGCGGGAGAAACGCAAGCGTCCGGTTCCTCATCCTGCGCGGCGGCTTCCGCCGCAGTCAGACTCGGGCTCGTGCGCTCTCCGGTGACGGTCAAGATGCCGGGCGGCGCGCTCACGATCGAGGTCGCGCAGGACTTCAGCCTCACCATGAAGGGCCCGGTGGCCGAAGTGGCCAGAGGCACACTCAGTGCCTCGTTCCTGCGGGAGCTTCGCGCCAAGCGCGGGAAGTGA
- the uvrC gene encoding excinuclease ABC subunit UvrC has protein sequence MVLSADLQAKLARLPNQPGVYLFKDAAGDVVYIGKAAVLADRVRSYFQKGGNHSPKTSLLVSLIADLEIMVTRSELEALILESNLVKRHRPRFNVVLRDDKQYPYLRLPVKEDFPRLSIVRRVQRDGALYYGPYTPAGALRETLKVIKKVFPLATCSIEIDGKAERACIEFEIKRCMAPCTGNQSRDEYHEIVKQVRQFLEGRDRELLDELRAGMEAAAEREDFEEAARLRDRMFKIERTLERQRITQTASVDQDVIGIARLGAAVDLQLLFVRGGLLIGRKDFFWPSAADTPDDELVVAAVEQFYNKDGQPPAELLVPADIPDVDLITRWLSEKRGDSVRVLVPERGTKHQLVKLAEENAAAAAADHLRDEAIDRQAGEELRRLFRLDRAPRRIEGFDISNTMGAQSVASMVVWEDGTMKKADYRKFKIATVEGANDFASIQEAVSRRYGGMEGLARPDLVLIDGGLGQLAAAIEGLRQVGEGHLPVIGLAKARGEKDERVFLAGRKNPIPLRGQSPATHLLQRIRDEAHRFAVSFHRTLRGKALLSSKLDQIIGIGEIRRARLLKRFGSVERVAAASDDALRESGIDERTVAELRKTLTDSR, from the coding sequence ATGGTCTTGTCAGCCGATCTTCAAGCCAAGCTGGCCCGCCTGCCGAACCAGCCGGGCGTCTACCTGTTCAAAGACGCCGCGGGTGACGTGGTGTATATCGGAAAGGCCGCCGTGCTGGCCGATCGCGTGCGCTCGTATTTTCAGAAGGGCGGCAACCATTCTCCCAAGACCTCCCTGCTGGTCAGCCTGATCGCCGATCTCGAAATTATGGTGACGCGCTCCGAACTCGAAGCGCTGATCCTTGAGAGCAACCTCGTCAAACGCCACCGGCCGCGATTCAACGTGGTGCTCCGCGACGACAAGCAGTATCCCTACCTCCGACTGCCGGTCAAAGAAGATTTCCCCCGCCTTTCCATCGTCCGTCGGGTGCAGCGGGACGGGGCGTTGTATTACGGCCCCTATACCCCGGCCGGCGCATTGCGGGAGACGTTGAAAGTCATCAAGAAAGTGTTTCCCTTGGCCACGTGCAGCATCGAGATCGACGGGAAGGCGGAACGCGCCTGCATCGAATTCGAGATCAAGCGCTGCATGGCTCCCTGCACCGGCAATCAATCCAGGGACGAGTACCACGAGATCGTCAAGCAGGTGCGCCAGTTCCTGGAGGGGCGCGACCGCGAATTATTGGACGAGCTTCGCGCGGGCATGGAGGCCGCGGCGGAACGGGAGGACTTCGAAGAGGCGGCGCGGCTGCGCGACCGCATGTTCAAGATCGAGCGGACCCTGGAGCGGCAACGAATCACGCAGACCGCATCGGTCGATCAGGACGTCATCGGCATCGCGCGGCTGGGCGCGGCAGTCGACCTTCAGCTCCTGTTCGTGCGGGGCGGACTCCTGATCGGGCGCAAAGACTTTTTCTGGCCCAGCGCCGCCGATACGCCCGACGACGAATTGGTGGTCGCCGCCGTCGAACAATTTTATAACAAGGACGGCCAGCCGCCGGCCGAATTGCTGGTGCCGGCGGACATTCCGGACGTCGACTTGATCACCCGATGGCTGTCCGAAAAGCGCGGGGATAGCGTGCGAGTGCTCGTGCCGGAGCGTGGCACAAAACATCAGTTGGTCAAACTGGCGGAGGAAAACGCGGCGGCGGCGGCGGCCGACCATTTGCGAGACGAGGCCATCGACCGTCAGGCGGGCGAGGAACTCCGGCGCCTGTTTCGGCTCGACCGTGCTCCCCGCCGCATCGAGGGCTTCGACATTTCCAATACCATGGGCGCCCAATCCGTCGCCTCGATGGTCGTATGGGAAGACGGCACTATGAAGAAGGCCGATTATCGGAAATTCAAAATCGCCACGGTCGAGGGAGCCAACGACTTCGCCAGCATTCAAGAGGCCGTCTCCCGTCGGTACGGCGGCATGGAAGGCTTGGCACGGCCGGATCTTGTTCTCATCGACGGCGGGCTCGGCCAGTTGGCCGCCGCCATCGAAGGGCTCAGGCAGGTCGGAGAAGGCCATCTTCCCGTGATCGGGCTGGCGAAGGCGCGCGGTGAAAAGGACGAGCGCGTCTTCCTGGCGGGACGGAAAAACCCGATCCCCTTGAGAGGACAATCGCCTGCCACCCATCTACTGCAGCGGATTCGCGACGAAGCGCACCGCTTCGCGGTGTCCTTCCATCGCACGCTGCGGGGCAAGGCGCTTCTTTCTTCGAAATTGGATCAGATCATCGGAATCGGCGAGATCAGACGCGCCCGCCTGCTCAAACGATTCGGCAGCGTCGAGCGGGTGGCGGCAGCCAGCGACGACGCCCTGAGAGAATCCGGGATCGACGAACGGACCGTCGCGGAACTTCGTAAAACGCTCACGGACTCTCGCTGA